The following are encoded together in the Paenibacillus pabuli genome:
- the mutM gene encoding bifunctional DNA-formamidopyrimidine glycosylase/DNA-(apurinic or apyrimidinic site) lyase — protein sequence MPELPEVESVVRSLRPNIEGKIIEEVDVVLHDLTPQGGVYFKEMIEGSMITGIDRRGKYIIIDLLDGDNNELKLICHLRMTGKLIYKEGGTAELGSNLRYAFIHIKLDTGWLFFCEVRKFGYMEVFTAEEMETSTSISKLGPEPFSEDFDEFVKRFRTKKKYSGSFIKSSLLDQELIAGIGNIYADETLHASGIHPSTYGYMITDEDLRNIWNNTRKIMERSIAAGGTSISDYEDGNGNRGTFAEQLKVYGRTECGTCGNELQAFNLKGRMTRSCLNCQPVRKDQQIEKPQGEVTV from the coding sequence ATGCCAGAATTACCAGAGGTTGAATCAGTAGTCCGCAGCTTGAGACCAAACATTGAAGGTAAGATTATTGAAGAGGTTGACGTAGTACTCCACGATCTCACTCCGCAAGGTGGAGTCTATTTTAAGGAAATGATCGAAGGTAGTATGATCACTGGTATCGATCGCCGAGGAAAGTACATTATCATTGACTTGCTTGATGGTGATAACAATGAACTTAAATTGATTTGTCACTTGCGAATGACTGGCAAATTAATTTACAAAGAAGGTGGAACTGCTGAGTTGGGTTCCAATCTTAGATATGCATTTATTCATATTAAACTTGATACTGGTTGGCTATTCTTCTGTGAAGTGCGAAAATTCGGATACATGGAAGTATTTACTGCTGAGGAAATGGAAACATCTACATCTATTTCCAAACTCGGACCTGAGCCTTTCTCTGAAGATTTTGATGAATTCGTCAAACGTTTCCGGACGAAGAAAAAATACAGCGGTTCATTTATTAAAAGTAGTCTCCTCGATCAGGAACTGATTGCAGGTATTGGAAATATTTACGCAGATGAAACTTTGCATGCTTCTGGAATCCATCCTTCGACTTATGGATACATGATTACCGATGAGGATTTGCGAAATATTTGGAATAATACGCGGAAGATTATGGAACGTAGTATTGCGGCAGGCGGAACTTCAATTTCCGATTACGAGGATGGTAACGGTAATCGTGGAACATTCGCAGAACAGCTTAAAGTTTACGGTAGGACTGAGTGTGGTACTTGCGGTAACGAGTTACAAGCATTCAATCTTAAGGGTCGTATGACTAGAAGTTGTTTAAATTGTCAACCAGTAAGAAAGGATCAGCAAATTGAAAAACCACAAGGAGAAGTTACAGTTTAA
- a CDS encoding alpha/beta-type small acid-soluble spore protein — MAQNRSSSNNLVVPQARNAIEQLKFEVAQELGIQLPADGYQGNMTSYENGSIGGYITKRLVEIAEQQLAGRTR; from the coding sequence ATGGCACAAAACAGATCATCAAGCAATAACTTGGTAGTTCCTCAAGCTAGAAACGCAATCGAGCAACTGAAATTCGAGGTAGCACAAGAACTGGGAATTCAACTTCCAGCAGATGGTTACCAAGGTAACATGACATCCTACGAAAACGGATCCATCGGAGGCTATATCACAAAACGTCTCGTAGAAATAGCTGAACAACAACTGGCAGGCCGTACTCGCTAA
- a CDS encoding metallophosphoesterase — protein sequence MSRIAVIPDLELYDREIGHTRGYSDESLKNLDDIIDKIIENNFDMALFAGDLVYNPFRSETYRAQVYRRFMRLNNYLSSKMPDGVKIVRLDGETEVVNNTIFAVQGNHDKSPNKETFFKFLLDTGMIYTPIEMYDDKWSINLLHYQKDAKAAIEQSYARGRDSSKYNIDAMHLELDGAGIINAFGELTSYGWNLLKADLTIAAHLHNANELVEHERSDGTKFRLSVPGSIGRTKLNMSTQRDFAQFVTVNLLTREEKHEAIELKNWQEFFDLGSSIRTQRLEKSLGSYSKDLEIHHFKSFDPKEMLNSMGLPQDVLETALSYISQ from the coding sequence ATGAGTAGAATAGCTGTTATTCCTGACTTGGAATTATACGACCGCGAGATTGGTCATACACGTGGATACTCTGATGAATCACTCAAAAACTTGGATGATATTATCGACAAGATTATTGAGAATAACTTTGATATGGCGTTATTTGCCGGAGACTTGGTTTACAACCCTTTCAGGTCTGAAACTTACCGAGCACAGGTATATCGTCGGTTTATGAGATTGAATAACTATCTTTCGTCAAAAATGCCCGATGGGGTTAAAATTGTACGACTTGATGGTGAGACTGAAGTGGTAAATAACACTATTTTCGCTGTGCAAGGCAACCACGATAAATCACCCAATAAGGAAACTTTCTTTAAGTTCCTTTTGGATACCGGTATGATCTATACCCCGATCGAAATGTACGATGATAAATGGAGCATCAATTTACTCCACTACCAAAAGGATGCTAAAGCCGCAATTGAACAATCATATGCACGCGGACGTGACTCGAGTAAGTATAATATTGATGCAATGCATCTCGAATTGGACGGTGCAGGTATCATCAATGCCTTCGGTGAATTGACATCCTACGGATGGAATTTGTTGAAAGCCGATCTCACTATCGCAGCTCATTTACACAACGCTAACGAGTTGGTTGAGCATGAACGTAGTGATGGAACTAAGTTTAGGCTCTCCGTACCTGGTAGTATCGGACGGACTAAACTGAACATGTCTACTCAACGCGACTTCGCTCAGTTTGTTACGGTTAACTTGTTGACACGTGAAGAAAAACACGAAGCTATTGAGTTGAAAAATTGGCAGGAGTTCTTTGATCTTGGATCATCGATCAGAACACAGCGTCTCGAGAAATCATTGGGATCCTATTCCAAGGATTTGGAAATTCATCACTTCAAGTCTTTCGACCCGAAGGAAATGTTGAATTCTATGGGATTGCCGCAGGATGTACTGGAAACAGCTTTGTCCTATATTAGCCAGTAA
- a CDS encoding GGDEF domain-containing protein, which produces MESISWQIYFMLASCFNLIIVFYMLLRLYATRSNKSYIQFSGYVLFNFLMYCGMFYVINSMENTPSLSEGYVSLIFSSWSLISFVLMNAGIYRLYKAFTFEAQMTTYLAIAFVVIFSLISLMFSPRVYASIFIFFDIVALVLSMLLVRRFVEQKVKFTFSLIGIWSLTILFSLDTLFQIDQIITTSIYGLTFIGYSIFFIIIFERSIELMQLVYHSSITDGLTGLYNRKYFYSFLEREIKINSNVGAIFTDIDNFKKLNDTQGHQKGDEALRHVAKIAKEVSDGIGIAGRYGGEEIVLIILGGNIKELAELLRARIEKEAGVTVSVGYHTYAPGTSPGDFLKQSDIAMYHSKQNGKNRVTGYKELSPEQLALMAK; this is translated from the coding sequence ATGGAGTCGATTTCTTGGCAGATTTACTTTATGCTAGCATCATGTTTCAACCTTATCATTGTATTTTACATGTTATTGAGACTTTATGCGACTCGGTCGAATAAATCTTATATTCAATTCTCTGGATATGTGTTATTCAACTTCCTCATGTACTGTGGAATGTTTTATGTCATTAATAGCATGGAAAATACTCCTTCATTATCTGAAGGTTATGTATCACTTATATTTTCATCATGGTCATTAATTTCATTTGTGTTAATGAATGCCGGAATTTACCGACTGTATAAGGCATTTACTTTTGAAGCACAGATGACTACATACTTAGCAATCGCCTTTGTAGTTATCTTTTCCTTAATATCCTTAATGTTTAGTCCGCGCGTCTATGCTTCAATTTTCATCTTTTTTGATATTGTGGCGTTGGTACTCTCGATGTTATTGGTCCGACGTTTCGTGGAGCAGAAAGTTAAATTTACATTTAGCTTAATCGGAATCTGGTCCTTGACAATTCTTTTCAGCCTTGATACACTATTCCAGATTGATCAGATCATCACGACATCGATTTATGGATTAACATTTATTGGATATAGTATTTTCTTTATTATCATTTTTGAGCGATCTATTGAGTTGATGCAGCTTGTATACCATTCATCTATCACTGATGGCTTAACCGGACTATATAACCGGAAATATTTTTACAGCTTCTTGGAACGTGAAATTAAAATTAACAGCAATGTTGGAGCAATCTTCACGGATATTGATAATTTTAAGAAGCTCAATGATACGCAAGGTCACCAAAAAGGTGATGAAGCCCTTCGACATGTAGCTAAGATTGCCAAGGAAGTATCTGACGGAATCGGTATAGCTGGTCGTTATGGTGGTGAGGAAATTGTCCTAATTATCCTTGGTGGCAATATTAAAGAACTGGCTGAACTTTTACGGGCGCGGATTGAAAAAGAAGCTGGGGTCACGGTAAGCGTCGGATATCATACATATGCACCTGGAACTTCCCCTGGGGACTTCCTTAAACAGTCCGATATCGCTATGTATCATTCGAAACAAAATGGTAAAAACCGGGTCACCGGATATAAGGAGTTATCTCCGGAGCAACTTGCTCTCATGGCTAAATAA
- a CDS encoding NUDIX hydrolase: MDNVHVSVGAIIHDNKILLVKTRSSSGYWTLPGGKVEPGETLFEAVIREIYEETGLVVESYAHLSCRTRKLHYKTYFVNYFLCSPVCDVSQLRDINDEVFSISWFPLEDINSIEFSSLEDYNILSSICA, from the coding sequence ATGGATAATGTTCATGTTTCAGTTGGTGCTATCATTCACGACAATAAAATATTACTTGTAAAAACTCGAAGTTCCAGCGGATATTGGACGCTACCTGGAGGTAAAGTTGAGCCAGGTGAGACACTATTCGAAGCAGTCATCCGGGAAATTTATGAAGAAACTGGACTTGTTGTTGAATCTTACGCGCATCTGAGTTGTCGTACACGTAAACTCCATTACAAGACCTACTTTGTAAACTATTTCCTTTGTTCTCCTGTATGCGATGTATCACAATTGAGAGACATTAACGACGAAGTGTTCAGTATTTCATGGTTCCCGTTGGAAGATATCAATTCAATTGAGTTCTCTTCTCTGGAAGATTATAATATCTTGTCAAGTATTTGTGCTTAA
- a CDS encoding NADAR family protein, whose product MEKYTFFWGKQDVFSQWHPAVFVHEGEEFTCAEQAMMYRKAILFGDTAVAQELLTVSHPSAHKQLGRKVRNFDDKVWNKHREQIVYDINLDKFTQNPKMLAALMQTKGTKLAEASPYDKIWGIGFKSSDPRAKDSAKWTGLNLLGKALTRLRDNLENSASAEAN is encoded by the coding sequence ATGGAAAAGTATACTTTCTTCTGGGGAAAACAGGATGTATTTTCACAGTGGCACCCGGCAGTGTTTGTGCACGAAGGTGAAGAATTTACCTGCGCGGAACAGGCAATGATGTACCGAAAAGCTATATTGTTCGGTGATACCGCTGTAGCACAGGAACTTTTGACAGTATCACATCCTAGCGCACACAAACAGCTTGGACGTAAAGTTCGGAACTTTGATGACAAAGTTTGGAATAAACATCGCGAACAGATTGTATATGATATCAACCTTGATAAATTTACACAAAATCCTAAAATGTTGGCCGCATTAATGCAAACTAAGGGTACCAAATTGGCTGAAGCATCTCCTTACGATAAAATCTGGGGTATTGGATTCAAGTCAAGTGACCCTCGTGCTAAGGACTCCGCTAAATGGACAGGATTGAATTTACTGGGAAAAGCGCTAACTCGGCTTCGTGATAATCTTGAAAATTCAGCTAGCGCAGAAGCTAATTAA
- a CDS encoding methyl-accepting chemotaxis protein gives MKRLTSSLSRSLTARIVSFVLAFVVLTVSAATWLTYTTLKDVELSKLRDIHKSMALSVNLYAKEIKAIIDDVEAKDLYGKPDSPEFKEYMANDPNYIKVYTLLSELGKQEYIGRPYLLYPDVVESNGKPATIFVATGNQLAEYEMTGQSAFELPQIFVDLMNDVQKNGKDYLGETPDYDDGDGIWMSTMTQVLDEDGNYIADFSIDFSYEFIHDELRGILWKSLGLGAILALIEGILLVLLVRKILAPLQGIKELTQRAAVGDLTVELPEDRNDEFGELSKNFNEMSRGMRTLISEIHSNSAKVLDVSSKVKLETLVLVRASDENQENMQNITDGAVEQKVSLTEANRSTQEMASAIQKIAESSSHLADNSSYVASETDIIQSHMNSSREAINKVHSSIQDSHDGLQQVIENTKDIVNIVDRIKEIAEQTNLLSLNASIEAARAGEHGRGFAVVAGEIRKLAEHSKTASNDIVDILQRVSGSVDILQAAAAQSNTDLGESVTTIEQATESVNNIISQIREVNSQVQEVSAATEELSAGSEQIAGTVQQLHGISNKAEESSVKAYTNSQAQSNTVKQLSVLAEQLQKETELVVEEINKFKV, from the coding sequence ATGAAAAGATTAACCTCAAGTTTAAGCCGAAGTTTAACGGCTAGAATTGTATCATTTGTGCTGGCTTTTGTTGTACTGACAGTATCAGCGGCTACATGGCTAACTTATACCACGCTGAAGGACGTAGAGTTGAGTAAACTTCGTGATATCCATAAATCTATGGCACTCAGTGTTAACTTGTATGCTAAAGAGATTAAGGCTATTATCGATGATGTCGAAGCTAAGGATCTTTATGGTAAACCTGATAGTCCGGAGTTTAAGGAGTATATGGCTAACGATCCGAACTATATCAAGGTTTACACTTTACTTAGTGAATTAGGTAAGCAGGAGTACATAGGTAGACCTTACTTGCTATACCCTGATGTGGTTGAGTCTAATGGAAAGCCTGCAACTATCTTTGTAGCTACTGGAAATCAACTAGCTGAATATGAAATGACTGGACAATCAGCATTTGAGTTACCTCAGATCTTTGTTGACTTGATGAACGACGTACAGAAAAACGGTAAGGATTATTTGGGAGAAACTCCTGATTATGACGACGGCGATGGTATCTGGATGTCAACTATGACTCAAGTCCTGGATGAAGATGGTAACTATATCGCAGATTTCAGTATTGACTTTAGCTACGAGTTCATTCATGATGAACTACGGGGTATTCTGTGGAAATCATTAGGACTCGGTGCAATTCTCGCATTAATTGAAGGGATTTTACTTGTACTCTTGGTACGTAAAATTTTGGCACCTCTCCAAGGTATCAAGGAGTTGACTCAGCGCGCAGCAGTTGGGGATTTAACTGTTGAATTACCTGAGGATCGTAACGATGAATTCGGTGAACTCTCTAAAAACTTCAATGAAATGTCACGAGGAATGCGGACACTTATCAGTGAAATTCATAGTAACAGTGCTAAAGTACTTGATGTATCTAGCAAGGTTAAGCTTGAAACATTGGTATTGGTCCGTGCATCTGATGAAAATCAGGAGAACATGCAAAATATTACTGATGGTGCTGTAGAACAAAAAGTCAGTCTTACCGAAGCTAACCGTTCTACTCAAGAAATGGCTAGTGCTATTCAGAAAATCGCAGAAAGCAGTTCACATCTTGCTGATAACAGTAGCTATGTTGCTAGTGAAACTGATATTATTCAGAGTCATATGAATAGTAGTCGCGAAGCTATCAATAAAGTTCACTCTTCTATTCAAGACAGCCATGATGGATTGCAGCAAGTTATTGAAAATACCAAAGATATTGTTAATATCGTGGATCGAATTAAGGAAATTGCGGAGCAAACAAACTTGTTATCATTAAATGCAAGTATTGAAGCTGCACGCGCCGGTGAACATGGTCGAGGTTTCGCAGTAGTTGCTGGAGAAATACGGAAACTTGCTGAGCATTCCAAAACTGCGTCTAACGATATCGTAGACATCTTGCAACGTGTAAGTGGATCAGTTGACATTTTACAGGCAGCTGCGGCTCAAAGTAATACAGACCTTGGTGAAAGTGTTACAACAATTGAGCAGGCAACTGAATCTGTCAATAACATCATTAGTCAAATTCGTGAGGTTAATAGTCAGGTCCAGGAAGTATCTGCTGCAACTGAAGAATTGTCAGCCGGGTCTGAACAAATTGCAGGAACTGTACAGCAATTACACGGTATCTCAAATAAAGCCGAGGAATCATCTGTTAAGGCTTATACCAATTCTCAGGCTCAATCAAACACTGTAAAACAACTATCAGTATTGGCTGAACAACTTCAAAAGGAAACTGAACTCGTAGTTGAAGAAATCAACAAATTCAAAGTGTAA
- a CDS encoding nucleotidyltransferase family protein, which produces MEELRYESEEEMVQSTFEKSQYKKDMDFISILKVLPDLVPSAEFNQFIEEILSVVTENDFKFPELTARISNSPKLSKRYPVYYKRFSFNVENLLKIKESLHSDYENYQDNIKKVRKILLILALNRYFTENFAEYVRDKICETSWYQSNLVQADVFEILNEVSRDFQFSLGLFGSFARGDNDMTSDVDIVIFAKNKNKEKYFETLLRALKAVLHSRLGRPVQLVLQSRANNKILSVIYEDMIVFGPPHHMEIKTKDFFFGYNK; this is translated from the coding sequence ATGGAAGAATTGAGATACGAATCGGAAGAGGAAATGGTACAATCTACATTTGAGAAAAGTCAATATAAAAAGGATATGGACTTCATCTCTATTTTGAAGGTTTTACCTGATTTAGTACCTAGTGCAGAATTTAATCAGTTTATTGAAGAAATTCTCTCCGTCGTTACAGAGAATGATTTCAAATTTCCAGAACTAACTGCGCGCATTTCTAATAGTCCTAAACTGTCAAAAAGATACCCAGTTTACTATAAACGTTTCTCTTTTAACGTTGAAAACCTATTGAAAATTAAAGAATCTTTACACTCCGACTATGAGAATTATCAGGATAACATCAAAAAAGTACGTAAAATCTTGTTGATTTTGGCGCTTAACCGATACTTCACTGAGAATTTTGCTGAATATGTGCGAGATAAGATTTGTGAAACAAGTTGGTACCAATCTAACTTAGTGCAGGCTGACGTTTTCGAGATTCTGAATGAAGTAAGCAGAGATTTCCAATTCTCCTTAGGGCTATTCGGAAGTTTTGCTCGGGGTGATAATGATATGACAAGCGATGTAGACATTGTTATTTTCGCAAAAAATAAAAATAAAGAGAAATACTTTGAAACTCTGCTTAGAGCATTGAAAGCCGTATTACATAGCAGACTCGGCAGACCTGTTCAGCTTGTTCTACAGAGTCGTGCTAACAACAAAATTTTAAGTGTAATTTACGAGGATATGATTGTCTTTGGGCCTCCTCACCATATGGAAATTAAAACCAAAGATTTCTTCTTCGGTTATAATAAATAA
- a CDS encoding 5' nucleotidase, NT5C type, with the protein MFFDADDVLVEATLPAIARYNEEYNENLTMSDIRDFNMVDCVRPGTSIEKYYNEPGFYRTFLPRPGMQECISKLFHEGHEIFIATSSPITGILDKIECYEEHFPEFSWSLGNIIPITSKHVLYGDLIVDDKMDNILESSCRHKFLMDAPWNQDFTYDGVLYTRVYGANDVYNGIQSLILSVT; encoded by the coding sequence ATATTTTTTGACGCGGATGACGTACTTGTTGAAGCTACATTACCTGCCATTGCACGTTATAACGAAGAATACAATGAAAATTTAACTATGTCAGATATACGGGATTTTAACATGGTTGATTGTGTGCGTCCAGGAACAAGTATTGAAAAATATTATAACGAACCGGGATTTTACAGAACGTTCTTACCTCGACCTGGAATGCAGGAGTGTATTAGTAAACTATTCCATGAGGGTCATGAAATATTTATCGCAACCTCCTCTCCTATAACCGGAATACTTGACAAGATTGAATGCTATGAGGAACATTTCCCAGAATTCTCCTGGAGTCTCGGTAATATAATACCTATCACTAGTAAACACGTTTTATATGGTGATTTGATTGTCGATGACAAAATGGACAATATTTTAGAATCATCTTGTAGGCATAAGTTCCTTATGGATGCTCCTTGGAATCAAGACTTCACTTATGATGGAGTACTATATACTCGAGTTTACGGTGCAAATGACGTATACAATGGAATTCAATCTTTAATTTTAAGTGTAACTTAA
- a CDS encoding alpha/beta fold hydrolase: MTVQVTKEVVHLGIGNYPADYKLNYTGDLALATTAYIIVHGAMGNSETTNGLAQQLAQNYENQPVFQLDLVNHGTSSSEIYESDIDSYAGYVTEFVTTLRDQRVIGDDVVLIGHSMGGSVVSTAVLNGLNVSRLVLVSTRPDFTDFGAFLGTPVEQVPVLFEQLMTAEFSTGLTEEQSQYFISQIPAMSVQPLAGKYDIFALSNFNIRDKLHQINVPLTLITGDSDTTVPLESALEYSRGVSGFAEEFIIEGGTHTAVIKNSELVASYI, from the coding sequence ATGACGGTACAGGTAACGAAAGAAGTAGTACATCTTGGCATCGGTAATTATCCAGCGGATTATAAGTTGAATTATACCGGTGATCTTGCACTTGCAACTACAGCATACATTATTGTACATGGTGCTATGGGTAATTCTGAAACAACAAATGGATTAGCGCAGCAATTGGCGCAGAACTATGAAAATCAGCCTGTTTTTCAGCTGGACCTGGTGAATCACGGCACATCATCATCGGAAATTTACGAAAGTGATATCGACAGTTACGCAGGATATGTGACTGAATTTGTTACAACATTGCGTGATCAGCGGGTCATTGGGGATGATGTAGTTTTGATCGGTCACTCAATGGGCGGTTCTGTAGTATCTACAGCAGTACTGAATGGATTGAATGTATCACGATTGGTACTTGTAAGTACACGTCCTGACTTTACTGATTTCGGTGCATTTTTGGGTACGCCTGTTGAACAGGTTCCAGTATTATTTGAGCAGCTTATGACGGCTGAGTTTTCTACTGGATTGACTGAAGAACAGTCTCAGTACTTTATTTCTCAAATTCCAGCTATGTCTGTGCAGCCGCTTGCGGGTAAATATGACATTTTCGCGCTTTCCAACTTCAATATCCGTGATAAATTGCATCAAATCAATGTACCTCTTACGTTGATTACCGGCGATTCCGATACAACTGTTCCTCTGGAATCTGCCTTGGAGTATTCGCGCGGAGTCTCCGGATTTGCCGAAGAGTTCATTATTGAAGGTGGAACTCACACAGCGGTGATCAAAAACAGCGAACTCGTAGCATCATATATTTAA
- a CDS encoding nucleotidyltransferase domain-containing protein: MQAIRLNDLTNLRYNDDYTIRSIVERLSQYSVIHNVILFGSRARGTHRDDSDTDVMIITETDIPFDEELWSFFEAINERNGTDVRISPISVAEWNNPTYEESIEIRQNIYNEGIIIADYI; this comes from the coding sequence ATGCAAGCTATCCGTTTAAATGATTTAACTAATTTGAGGTATAATGACGATTATACTATTCGATCAATAGTTGAGAGACTTTCGCAATATTCTGTGATTCACAATGTAATACTGTTTGGATCACGTGCACGAGGAACACATCGAGACGATTCAGATACGGATGTAATGATTATTACTGAGACAGATATTCCTTTTGATGAAGAATTATGGTCATTTTTTGAGGCTATCAACGAAAGAAACGGCACGGACGTAAGGATTTCACCTATAAGTGTTGCCGAGTGGAATAATCCAACTTATGAAGAATCTATTGAAATTAGACAGAACATTTACAATGAAGGTATCATTATTGCGGATTACATTTAA